In Deltaproteobacteria bacterium, one DNA window encodes the following:
- a CDS encoding response regulator, with translation MTHKGRLLLVEDNAGDARLLRVDLDGATSDKFAFEIVHVIRLSEALAQLHAAHFDLVLLDLSLPDGWGMDTVAQVRAACASVPIVILTSLDDEDVAIEAMRLGAQDYLIKGQASGHMLARAIRYAIERQDLNARQAVLQDVNQAITSTLDLRAVLDKFLDKVMQLLPGFAVTIRLLNHDTGLLEPLACRGIDEVTFKRPLSADLSGRAREILNARRSMVIEDLRSDPRLGNSEFIINNGLISWVGVPLIAKGESLGTISFYTTERCELTPEIVRFLETLANQAAVAI, from the coding sequence ATGACCCATAAGGGCAGGCTGTTGTTGGTGGAAGATAACGCGGGGGACGCACGGCTCCTGCGCGTTGATCTGGACGGGGCGACGAGCGACAAGTTTGCCTTCGAGATTGTTCACGTCATTCGGTTGTCGGAGGCTTTGGCGCAGCTCCACGCCGCGCACTTCGACTTAGTGCTCCTCGATCTATCGCTTCCTGACGGCTGGGGCATGGACACCGTGGCGCAGGTGCGAGCGGCGTGTGCCTCGGTGCCGATCGTTATTCTCACCAGCCTTGACGATGAAGACGTCGCCATTGAAGCCATGCGTCTGGGCGCCCAAGACTACCTTATCAAAGGGCAGGCGAGCGGCCACATGCTGGCCCGCGCCATTCGCTACGCCATCGAACGCCAGGACCTGAATGCGCGCCAGGCGGTGCTCCAGGATGTCAACCAAGCGATCACCTCGACGCTCGACCTAAGAGCCGTGCTCGATAAGTTTCTCGATAAGGTGATGCAGCTCCTGCCGGGGTTCGCCGTCACCATACGGTTGCTCAACCATGACACCGGTCTGCTGGAACCGCTTGCCTGCAGGGGTATCGACGAGGTGACTTTCAAGCGACCTTTGTCGGCCGATCTATCGGGACGGGCGCGCGAGATTCTAAACGCCCGCCGCTCGATGGTGATTGAAGATCTGCGCAGCGATCCGCGTCTGGGCAACTCTGAATTCATTATCAACAACGGCTTGATTTCGTGGGTTGGCGTTCCGCTGATTGCCAAGGGTGAAAGCCTGGGGACGATCAGCTTCTACACGACAGAGCGGTGTGAGTTGACGCCGGAGATTGTCCGTTTCCTGGAAACACTGGCGAACCAAGCGGCGGTGGCGATTTAA
- a CDS encoding HAMP domain-containing histidine kinase, with the protein MGASSLLSSGMCGELSRDQAQRVAAIERGADELLQLIDSTVTMARLDQGDGRSRFVVSDVGVGDLLIQIKGEFSDAFEKKGVTLVIDPVEPECLIKTDLIKLKEILRNLIENARKFTQQGKVEVRFAPREGEARVEFVVSDTGIGIAKDDLPKIFELFFQAETSTVEHASGGLGLNIVKRLVTAMSGEITVDSEVGHGTAFHIYLPRALPTVHNSALSLRGFQNL; encoded by the coding sequence ATGGGAGCTTCCAGCTTGTTGTCGAGCGGCATGTGCGGCGAGCTGAGCCGCGATCAGGCGCAGCGCGTGGCAGCCATCGAGCGCGGCGCCGATGAGCTGCTGCAGCTGATCGACAGCACCGTCACCATGGCGCGGTTGGACCAGGGCGATGGCCGGTCGCGTTTTGTCGTCTCCGACGTGGGTGTCGGCGATTTGCTGATACAAATCAAGGGTGAGTTTAGCGACGCCTTTGAGAAAAAGGGCGTGACCCTGGTGATCGATCCGGTGGAGCCGGAATGCCTTATCAAAACCGATTTGATCAAACTCAAGGAGATTCTGCGGAACCTGATCGAAAACGCGCGTAAGTTTACGCAGCAGGGCAAGGTTGAAGTCCGCTTCGCGCCCCGTGAAGGTGAGGCGCGCGTGGAATTTGTCGTCAGCGATACCGGGATCGGTATTGCCAAAGACGATCTGCCGAAAATTTTCGAGCTTTTCTTTCAGGCCGAAACCAGCACCGTCGAACACGCCAGCGGCGGGCTCGGGTTAAACATCGTCAAACGGCTGGTAACCGCCATGTCGGGTGAAATTACCGTCGACAGCGAAGTCGGGCACGGCACGGCGTTTCACATCTATCTGCCGCGAGCTCTGCCAACTGTCCATAACTCCGCTCTAAGCCTACGAGGGTTTCAAAACCTGTAG